The proteins below come from a single Triticum aestivum cultivar Chinese Spring chromosome 5D, IWGSC CS RefSeq v2.1, whole genome shotgun sequence genomic window:
- the LOC123123557 gene encoding cysteine proteinase inhibitor A isoform X2, whose translation MEMRRYHRVLRSVAAPALLLLLLLTLVLPFIQTQMQSAREKAADELPLDGGIVDTPGAENDLRIVDLARFAVSEHKNRTNALLEFEKVVKLKQQVVAGMMYYITIQVNEGGAKKMYEAKVWEQPWMDFKKLMEFRPAEGASASA comes from the exons ATGGAGATGCGGAGATACCACCGAGTCCTACGATCGGTGGCTGCCCCtgcgctgctcctgctcctgctactCACCCTCGTCCTACCGTTTATTCAGACCCAGATGCAGAGCGCACGGGAGAAGGCTGCCGACGAGCTGCCGTTGGACGGAGGCATCGTCGACACGCCGGGGGCAGAGAACGACCTCAGGATCGTCGACCTCGCCCGCTTCGCCGTCTCCGAGCACAAGAACAGGACC AACGCACTGCTGGAGTTCGAGAAAGTGGTGAAGCTGAAGCAGCAAGTTGTTGCTGGCATGATGTATTACATTACGATTCAGGTCAATGAGGGCGGGGCAAAGAAGATGTATGAAGCCAAGGTGTGGGAGCAGCCATGGATGGATTTCAAGAAGCTCATGGAGTTCAGGCCGGCGGAGGGCGCCTCTGCGAGCGCTTAA
- the LOC123123557 gene encoding cysteine proteinase inhibitor 1 isoform X3, producing the protein MEMRRYHRVLRSVAAPALLLLLLLTLVLPFIQTQMQSAREKAADELPLDGGIVDTPGAENDLRIVDLARFAVSEHKNRTVNEGGAKKMYEAKVWEQPWMDFKKLMEFRPAEGASASA; encoded by the exons ATGGAGATGCGGAGATACCACCGAGTCCTACGATCGGTGGCTGCCCCtgcgctgctcctgctcctgctactCACCCTCGTCCTACCGTTTATTCAGACCCAGATGCAGAGCGCACGGGAGAAGGCTGCCGACGAGCTGCCGTTGGACGGAGGCATCGTCGACACGCCGGGGGCAGAGAACGACCTCAGGATCGTCGACCTCGCCCGCTTCGCCGTCTCCGAGCACAAGAACAGGACC GTCAATGAGGGCGGGGCAAAGAAGATGTATGAAGCCAAGGTGTGGGAGCAGCCATGGATGGATTTCAAGAAGCTCATGGAGTTCAGGCCGGCGGAGGGCGCCTCTGCGAGCGCTTAA
- the LOC123123557 gene encoding cysteine proteinase inhibitor A isoform X1, whose protein sequence is MEMRRYHRVLRSVAAPALLLLLLLTLVLPFIQTQMQSAREKAADELPLDGGIVDTPGAENDLRIVDLARFAVSEHKNRTLQNALLEFEKVVKLKQQVVAGMMYYITIQVNEGGAKKMYEAKVWEQPWMDFKKLMEFRPAEGASASA, encoded by the exons ATGGAGATGCGGAGATACCACCGAGTCCTACGATCGGTGGCTGCCCCtgcgctgctcctgctcctgctactCACCCTCGTCCTACCGTTTATTCAGACCCAGATGCAGAGCGCACGGGAGAAGGCTGCCGACGAGCTGCCGTTGGACGGAGGCATCGTCGACACGCCGGGGGCAGAGAACGACCTCAGGATCGTCGACCTCGCCCGCTTCGCCGTCTCCGAGCACAAGAACAGGACC TTGCAGAACGCACTGCTGGAGTTCGAGAAAGTGGTGAAGCTGAAGCAGCAAGTTGTTGCTGGCATGATGTATTACATTACGATTCAGGTCAATGAGGGCGGGGCAAAGAAGATGTATGAAGCCAAGGTGTGGGAGCAGCCATGGATGGATTTCAAGAAGCTCATGGAGTTCAGGCCGGCGGAGGGCGCCTCTGCGAGCGCTTAA